CTGATTTCGCCCGCCGCCGAAGCCTATTTGGAGCAGATGGCGCAGCTTTCCGCGGCAATCACGCGCAAATATTTCGGGCGCACAATGCGCATGTTCGCGCCGCTTTACGTCAGCAACGAGTGCATAAACAACTGCGTCTACTGCGGCTTTGCGCACAGGCATTCGATAGAACGCCGCACTCTTTCGCTCGAAGAGGTCGAACGCGAGGTCGAGGCTATTTACAGGCTCGGATTCCGCAACATTTTGCTTGTAGCCGCCGAGAACCCCAAGCTTGTTTCGTCGGGCTACATGGCGGACGTCATCGACATCGCGATAAAGCGCATGCCGTCGGTCTCGATTGAAATCGCGCCGTCGCGCGTGGTAGACTACAAAAAGTACGTCGACACGGGTTGCGAGGGGCTTACGGTCTTTCAGGAAACATACGACGAAAAGGTGTACCCCACGCTCCACCCGTCGGGGCCGAAATCGGTGTTCTGGTGGCGTCTCGGCACGCCCGAACGCGGCGCGGAGGCGGGCATGCGCAAGCTCGGCTTGGGCCCCCTTTTGGGCGTCAACGAATGGCGCTTCGAGGTGCTTGCGGTCGCGCTTCACGCAAAGTTTTTAATGCACAAGGCGTGGAGGTCGCAGATTTCGATAAGCCTGCCGCGCATGCGCCCCGCCGCAAGCGGCTACGTTCCGCTTCCGCAGAACATTCCCACCGACCGCGAGCTTGTCTTGACGACATGCGCCCTCAGGATTTTCCTCAGCCGCCTTGCGATTGTGGTCTCCACGCGCGAAAGCAGAAAACTTCGCGACGGACTCATGGGCTTGGGCGTAACCCAGATGAGCGCGTTCAGCAGCACCAAGCCCGGCGGATACGCCGACCGCGAGGAAAGCGGCGAGCAGTTCCATATCGACGACGGCCGCACGCCCGCGGAGTTCGCCGAAGCCCTGAAAAAACACGGGCTCGACCCCGTCTGGAAAGACTTCGACACGGCGTTTGTGTCGCGCGGCGCGGAGTAGGTTTTCCCGCGCTTCGGCGCGTTTTTTCCAACAACAAAAGCGCTTCATATGAAAAAAATCGCTTCC
The Opitutia bacterium KCR 482 genome window above contains:
- the thiH gene encoding 2-iminoacetate synthase ThiH; amino-acid sequence: MKDTFLEELRSRDLHALSEISRKTSAREVEHILRKGHADTLEEFAALISPAAEAYLEQMAQLSAAITRKYFGRTMRMFAPLYVSNECINNCVYCGFAHRHSIERRTLSLEEVEREVEAIYRLGFRNILLVAAENPKLVSSGYMADVIDIAIKRMPSVSIEIAPSRVVDYKKYVDTGCEGLTVFQETYDEKVYPTLHPSGPKSVFWWRLGTPERGAEAGMRKLGLGPLLGVNEWRFEVLAVALHAKFLMHKAWRSQISISLPRMRPAASGYVPLPQNIPTDRELVLTTCALRIFLSRLAIVVSTRESRKLRDGLMGLGVTQMSAFSSTKPGGYADREESGEQFHIDDGRTPAEFAEALKKHGLDPVWKDFDTAFVSRGAE